Proteins encoded by one window of Flagellimonas lutaonensis:
- a CDS encoding DsrE family protein — MKRNIVLLLFTFLPMTAVLAQEKRPGPIINGYGAVWDVTHPDYKTRIGTDFKVVFDIMNSPEDPSTLNKSIETAARFMNMHARSGVKPENMKVMLVVHNKASKDILANTGYRKRFGTDNPNAEMIAQLMDAGVQFVFCGQSSLSRNIPIEEAIEGVQLALSAMTALIQAQNDGYRLIKF, encoded by the coding sequence ATGAAAAGAAATATTGTCCTATTACTCTTCACATTTTTGCCCATGACCGCCGTTTTGGCCCAAGAAAAGAGGCCAGGACCGATCATCAATGGTTACGGTGCGGTCTGGGATGTTACCCACCCCGATTACAAAACAAGGATTGGTACTGATTTTAAGGTAGTCTTCGATATTATGAACAGCCCCGAAGATCCCTCAACACTCAATAAAAGCATCGAAACGGCTGCACGTTTTATGAACATGCACGCCAGAAGTGGTGTAAAACCAGAGAACATGAAGGTCATGTTGGTGGTTCACAACAAGGCATCCAAAGATATTTTGGCAAATACCGGCTACCGAAAGCGGTTCGGAACCGACAATCCGAATGCCGAAATGATTGCGCAGTTGATGGATGCAGGGGTGCAGTTCGTTTTCTGTGGGCAATCATCCCTTTCGCGCAACATACCCATTGAAGAGGCAATAGAAGGGGTTCAATTGGCCCTATCGGCCATGACGGCCCTCATTCAAGCACAAAACGACGGATACCGGTTAATTAAATTCTAA